One part of the Clostridium thermosuccinogenes genome encodes these proteins:
- a CDS encoding terminase large subunit — protein MRFLFSCSILGKEAAKLRKLKRYKPTKFMAEGSRYDKEAADAAVTFINCLKHTKGEWYGMPFELIDWQEQIVRDIFGILKPNGYRQFNTAYIEIPKKQGKSELAAAIALYLTCGDFEHGGEVYGCASDRQQASIVFDVAVDMVEQCPALKSRIKPMLSQKRLVYKPLGSFYQVLSAEAYTKHGLNVHGVVFDELHAQPNRDLYDVMLHGSGDARKQPLFFLITTAGTDRNSICWEVHQKAEDILQGRKIDPTFYPVIYSAADTDDWTSEKVWRKVNPSLGITVNIEKLRVACENAKQNPAEENLFRQLRLNQWVKQSVRWMPMDKWDKCAFPVDAEKLRGRTCYGGLDLSSTTDITAFVLVFPPLDESDKYQILPFFWIPEENIDQRVRRDHVPYDVWERQGFLYTTEGNVVHYGFIETFIEELGMKYNIKEIAFDRWGAIQMTQNLEALGFTVVPFGQGFKDMSPPTKELMKLTLEERIAHGGNPVLRWMMDNIYVKTDPAGNIKPDKEKSTERIDGAVALIMALDRALRHDGDERNGSIYDERGLLII, from the coding sequence ATGAGGTTCCTTTTTTCTTGCTCAATTTTAGGAAAGGAGGCGGCAAAGCTGCGGAAGTTAAAACGGTATAAACCAACCAAGTTTATGGCGGAAGGTTCTCGATATGACAAGGAAGCGGCGGATGCCGCTGTTACTTTTATAAACTGCCTGAAGCATACCAAGGGTGAATGGTATGGAATGCCTTTTGAATTAATTGACTGGCAGGAACAGATTGTCCGGGATATATTCGGAATCTTGAAACCTAACGGATACAGGCAGTTTAACACTGCCTATATAGAAATTCCAAAAAAGCAGGGTAAGAGCGAACTTGCAGCGGCAATTGCTTTATATCTTACCTGTGGTGATTTCGAGCATGGTGGCGAGGTTTATGGATGTGCGTCTGATCGTCAGCAGGCATCCATTGTTTTCGATGTTGCAGTAGATATGGTGGAACAGTGTCCGGCATTAAAATCTCGAATTAAACCAATGCTGTCACAGAAGCGGCTGGTTTATAAACCGTTAGGCAGTTTTTATCAGGTGCTTTCAGCGGAGGCATATACAAAACATGGCCTAAACGTCCATGGTGTGGTATTTGACGAACTCCATGCTCAGCCAAACAGGGATCTTTATGATGTAATGCTTCACGGATCTGGCGATGCAAGAAAACAACCGCTGTTTTTCCTGATCACAACTGCTGGCACAGACCGCAATTCCATCTGCTGGGAAGTACATCAAAAGGCTGAGGATATTCTTCAAGGGCGTAAGATAGATCCGACTTTCTACCCTGTTATCTACAGCGCAGCCGATACCGATGACTGGACAAGTGAAAAGGTATGGAGAAAGGTTAACCCGTCACTGGGCATTACAGTCAACATCGAAAAATTGAGGGTGGCTTGTGAAAATGCCAAGCAAAATCCTGCAGAGGAAAATTTATTCCGTCAGCTCCGCTTAAATCAGTGGGTGAAACAATCGGTGCGCTGGATGCCAATGGATAAATGGGATAAGTGTGCGTTTCCTGTTGATGCAGAAAAATTGCGCGGCAGAACCTGTTACGGAGGACTTGACCTGTCATCTACTACCGATATTACCGCCTTTGTGCTGGTGTTTCCACCGCTTGATGAATCTGATAAATATCAGATTCTACCTTTTTTCTGGATACCGGAGGAGAATATTGATCAGCGTGTGCGGAGAGATCATGTGCCTTATGATGTCTGGGAGAGGCAAGGCTTTTTATATACCACTGAGGGTAACGTCGTGCATTATGGCTTTATCGAAACCTTTATTGAGGAACTCGGAATGAAATATAACATTAAGGAAATAGCCTTTGACCGCTGGGGCGCAATTCAGATGACGCAAAACCTCGAGGCTTTGGGGTTTACGGTTGTTCCATTCGGTCAGGGTTTCAAGGATATGTCGCCGCCTACAAAAGAGTTGATGAAGCTGACATTGGAAGAACGCATCGCCCATGGTGGTAATCCAGTACTGCGGTGGATGATGGACAATATCTATGTCAAAACCGATCCCGCCGGAAACATTAAGCCGGATAAAGAAAAATCCACCGAGAGAATAGATGGTGCGGTAGCGTTAATTATGGCGCTTGACCGCGCGTTAAGGCATGACGGGGATGAACGCAACGGATCAATTTATGATGAAAGGGGGCTGTTGATTATATGA
- a CDS encoding DUF5049 domain-containing protein, whose translation MGNENLITDKIYRQIIAIRDSGACNMFDLPRVQEEAYKMGFYELVVFLNEHKKEYAEFILTGKR comes from the coding sequence ATGGGTAACGAGAATCTGATAACTGATAAGATTTATCGGCAGATTATAGCCATACGGGACAGCGGTGCCTGTAATATGTTTGACTTGCCAAGAGTACAGGAAGAGGCATATAAAATGGGGTTTTATGAATTAGTAGTATTTCTTAATGAACACAAGAAAGAATATGCCGAGTTTATCCTGACAGGCAAACGATAA
- a CDS encoding gamma-glutamylcyclotransferase family protein, whose protein sequence is MSKEKGTIYLAYGSNLNLRQMAYRCPTAKVLGSAKLTGYRLLFRGGNGGAVATIEKQKGESVPVMLWRIMPNDEKALDRYEGYPHLYRKETVKVRFKGQWVPAMVYIMNEGRPLGAPGRYYYEVIRQGYIDAGFDISFLNKAVRDSISAAEKSEV, encoded by the coding sequence ATGAGCAAAGAAAAAGGAACCATATATTTAGCATACGGAAGCAATCTGAACTTAAGGCAGATGGCATACCGCTGCCCAACGGCAAAAGTGCTGGGGAGTGCAAAACTCACAGGATACCGGCTGTTATTCAGAGGAGGGAATGGCGGCGCAGTAGCGACAATAGAAAAACAAAAAGGTGAAAGTGTACCGGTAATGCTTTGGAGAATCATGCCTAATGATGAGAAGGCGCTGGACAGATATGAAGGTTATCCGCATCTATACCGGAAAGAAACGGTTAAGGTACGTTTCAAAGGGCAGTGGGTACCCGCAATGGTGTATATCATGAATGAAGGTAGACCTTTGGGAGCACCGGGTCGTTACTATTACGAGGTGATTCGGCAGGGCTATATAGATGCGGGTTTTGATATTTCGTTTCTCAATAAAGCGGTAAGAGATTCAATTTCAGCGGCAGAGAAGTCAGAGGTGTAG
- a CDS encoding amidoligase family protein, whose amino-acid sequence MLTTRFGIEVELTGMTRKQAAKTAAAFLGGRVESSGDYYDTQKVIAPDGRIWKFMSDGSIRTQKKENGRIVAAGREYSVELVSPILTYREDIETLQELIRRLRKAGGFANTSCGIHIHIDGADHTPRSIRNFINIIASKNDLFYKALQIEPDRMRFCKKMDAALVEKMNRRKPKTMAAIESIWYEGYSESRSTHYHNSRYHFLNLHSFFNGNGTIELRGFNSELHAGKIRSYIVLALALNHQALTQKCASSKKPQVENEKFAMRTYLNRIGLIGDEFKNCREHLCKHLDGNAAWRFRAA is encoded by the coding sequence ATGCTTACAACGAGATTTGGAATCGAGGTAGAATTGACGGGGATGACAAGAAAACAAGCGGCAAAAACTGCAGCAGCTTTTCTTGGAGGGAGGGTTGAATCCAGCGGAGATTATTACGATACCCAAAAGGTTATTGCACCGGATGGACGGATATGGAAATTCATGAGCGACGGGAGCATCCGGACTCAGAAAAAGGAAAACGGCAGGATTGTGGCGGCTGGCCGGGAATATAGCGTCGAGTTGGTAAGCCCGATACTGACATACCGCGAAGACATTGAAACCCTGCAGGAATTGATAAGAAGGCTTCGCAAGGCTGGAGGTTTTGCAAACACAAGCTGTGGAATTCATATCCATATAGACGGTGCAGACCACACACCGCGAAGCATCCGTAATTTTATCAACATTATCGCCAGCAAGAATGACCTTTTCTATAAAGCATTGCAGATTGAGCCGGACAGGATGCGGTTTTGTAAAAAGATGGATGCGGCACTGGTTGAGAAGATGAATCGGCGTAAGCCCAAAACCATGGCGGCGATTGAGAGCATCTGGTACGAAGGTTACAGCGAAAGCCGAAGCACCCATTACCATAATAGCAGATACCACTTTTTGAACCTGCACAGCTTTTTTAATGGCAATGGGACAATTGAGCTTCGAGGCTTTAACAGCGAACTTCATGCGGGAAAAATTAGAAGCTACATAGTGCTTGCCCTTGCGTTAAACCATCAGGCGTTAACGCAAAAATGCGCTTCCAGCAAGAAACCACAGGTTGAAAATGAGAAGTTTGCCATGCGGACATATCTCAACCGCATAGGACTTATTGGTGATGAGTTCAAAAACTGCCGGGAGCATCTTTGCAAACACCTTGATGGTAACGCAGCATGGCGGTTTCGGGCAGCATAG
- a CDS encoding DUF4314 domain-containing protein, translating to MSARGFPSKETVLRIKEQYPPGTRVELICMDDPYSKLKPGDQGTVSFVDDIGTVHINWDCGSSLGVAYGIDVIRKL from the coding sequence ATGAGTGCAAGAGGCTTCCCTTCAAAAGAAACAGTCCTTCGCATTAAAGAGCAGTATCCGCCGGGAACACGTGTTGAGCTTATCTGCATGGATGATCCGTATTCTAAGCTGAAACCGGGAGACCAAGGAACAGTATCTTTCGTGGATGATATCGGAACTGTTCATATCAACTGGGACTGCGGTTCTTCTTTGGGTGTAGCCTATGGTATAGATGTGATCAGAAAGCTGTAA
- a CDS encoding DUF6329 domain-containing protein, with the protein MNDFHSTAFFVKHPFRIEDLKVPHRYETRKRFVVVKTIELSKIDYDNFVADLCVDRTFIEKNKGLCHVNEDGVWRCLLVKQRGRSDGVLVMPDGRDYPKYAAYYPGEEDEL; encoded by the coding sequence ATGAATGATTTTCATAGCACCGCCTTCTTTGTCAAGCATCCGTTTAGAATAGAGGATTTAAAAGTGCCGCATCGGTATGAGACGAGAAAACGATTTGTAGTTGTAAAAACTATCGAGCTATCAAAGATTGATTATGATAACTTCGTTGCCGACCTATGTGTTGACCGCACATTTATTGAGAAAAACAAAGGGCTTTGTCACGTTAATGAGGATGGAGTGTGGCGTTGCCTGCTGGTTAAGCAGCGGGGACGGTCTGATGGAGTGTTGGTAATGCCGGATGGTAGAGATTACCCAAAGTATGCCGCATATTATCCTGGAGAGGAGGACGAACTATGA
- a CDS encoding virulence factor, with amino-acid sequence MSNNSFRFSQKIVGQERKAIASVIAEALEGQVRYAGAPEFLYEIKDEKSAGSWTIDRDSVVHSPKISLNGIKTIRSVIDTLNVEGFSAEGTMTITLSLEGFSAISLENLNNMLASKETLIKKAMLIEGELVVLAENDEISFPFWNATLNADEVQTYITLAKQMAEQAILQKRVLRKEKPTDNEKYAFRCFLLRLGFIGDNFKTERKVLLSRLSGNGAYRKGRAKAVDENE; translated from the coding sequence ATGAGCAATAACAGCTTTCGCTTTTCACAGAAGATTGTCGGTCAGGAGAGAAAAGCCATTGCCTCGGTCATAGCTGAAGCCCTTGAAGGCCAGGTGCGCTATGCCGGAGCACCGGAGTTTTTGTATGAGATTAAAGACGAAAAATCTGCTGGCAGTTGGACGATTGACAGGGACAGTGTGGTTCACTCACCGAAAATCAGTCTCAATGGAATAAAAACCATCCGTTCAGTTATTGACACGTTGAATGTGGAGGGCTTTTCAGCAGAGGGGACCATGACAATTACTCTTTCGTTGGAGGGCTTTAGCGCGATTAGCCTTGAAAACCTAAATAATATGCTGGCCAGCAAAGAGACATTGATAAAGAAGGCAATGTTGATTGAGGGGGAACTTGTAGTCTTAGCTGAAAATGATGAGATTTCCTTCCCTTTCTGGAACGCGACTTTAAATGCTGATGAAGTGCAGACCTATATAACGCTGGCAAAGCAGATGGCAGAACAGGCAATATTACAGAAGCGAGTACTACGAAAAGAAAAACCAACAGATAATGAAAAATATGCTTTTCGCTGTTTCCTGCTTAGGTTGGGGTTTATAGGTGATAACTTCAAAACTGAACGCAAGGTGTTACTTTCAAGGCTGTCCGGTAACGGGGCGTATCGGAAAGGCAGAGCAAAGGCGGTGGACGAAAATGAATGA
- a CDS encoding site-specific DNA-methyltransferase — protein sequence MDILKIPAEKLKPSKYNPRKDLKPGDPEYEKLRRSIEEFGYVEPVIWNKRTGNIVGGHQRYKVLTALGYKEIDCVVVDLDEQREKALNVALNKISGEFDIPLLTDLLMDLNEDGFDVSLTGFDASEIDELFRDKTTANVKEDNFDTEKAIAEIKTPVTKKGDIWVLGSHRLMCGDSTMLSDVQKLMNGQKARFVFTDPPWNVDYGSDTRHPSWKPRQILNDNMSTEEFGAFLLCAFKCMKEVSEAGCMTYVVMSAQEWGSLMNVMREAGYHWSSTIIWKKDSLVLSRKDYHTQYEPIWYGWLEGTRLCPLKDRKQSDVWEIPRPKVSEEHPTMKPVSLVAKAMLNSSHIGDLTLDLFGGSGTTMIAAQQTGRVCFMMELDPKYCDVIVKRYVSQFGADSVFLVTGSEKIPYAETQID from the coding sequence ATGGATATACTGAAAATACCAGCAGAAAAATTAAAACCTTCGAAATATAACCCGCGGAAGGACTTAAAACCGGGCGATCCTGAATACGAGAAACTCCGCCGATCCATTGAAGAGTTTGGATATGTAGAGCCGGTCATATGGAATAAACGCACCGGGAATATTGTCGGCGGACATCAGCGTTATAAAGTACTTACAGCTTTGGGGTATAAGGAGATCGACTGTGTTGTAGTTGATTTGGATGAACAGCGGGAAAAGGCGCTCAATGTTGCACTGAATAAAATCAGCGGCGAGTTTGATATTCCGCTTTTGACCGATCTGCTTATGGATTTAAATGAAGATGGTTTTGACGTTTCTCTTACCGGGTTTGATGCTTCGGAAATTGATGAGTTGTTCCGTGATAAAACAACCGCTAATGTCAAAGAAGATAATTTCGATACAGAAAAGGCAATTGCAGAGATTAAAACTCCGGTTACCAAAAAGGGCGACATATGGGTACTTGGCAGCCACCGTCTGATGTGCGGTGATAGCACCATGCTTTCAGATGTGCAAAAGCTGATGAACGGACAAAAGGCGAGATTTGTTTTCACCGACCCACCCTGGAATGTTGATTACGGTTCAGATACCAGGCATCCAAGCTGGAAGCCAAGACAAATTCTAAATGACAATATGAGCACCGAAGAATTCGGCGCTTTTTTATTGTGCGCTTTTAAATGCATGAAAGAGGTTTCTGAAGCCGGATGCATGACCTATGTGGTAATGAGTGCTCAGGAATGGGGCAGTTTGATGAACGTCATGCGGGAGGCAGGGTATCACTGGTCGAGCACAATTATATGGAAAAAAGACAGCTTGGTACTATCAAGAAAGGACTATCATACCCAGTACGAGCCGATCTGGTACGGTTGGCTTGAAGGAACACGCCTTTGCCCGCTTAAAGACCGTAAACAGTCGGATGTTTGGGAGATACCCCGTCCTAAAGTATCGGAGGAGCACCCTACCATGAAGCCGGTATCGCTTGTAGCAAAGGCAATGCTCAATAGTTCCCATATTGGAGATTTAACTCTTGACCTGTTCGGTGGTTCTGGTACGACAATGATTGCGGCACAGCAGACCGGGCGGGTTTGTTTTATGATGGAGCTTGACCCGAAATACTGTGATGTGATTGTAAAGCGCTATGTTTCACAATTTGGCGCAGATTCAGTATTCTTGGTAACAGGTAGTGAAAAAATACCTTACGCGGAAACACAGATTGATTAA
- a CDS encoding site-specific DNA-methyltransferase: MNIQKISVEKLNPAVYNPRKDLKPGDKEYEKLKRSIEEFGYVAPVIWNQKTGNVVGGHQRLKVLLDLGQTEIDCVVVDLDPQREKALNLALNKIQGEWDENKLAELMAELDAGAFDVSLTGFDASEIDELLNRWYAKEAVQDSFDIDKAHEEIVQCEPVTKRGDIWLLGNHRLMCGDSTKDEDFEKLMEGCHAQMAVTSPPYGVGKEYEKAGIEPWFETVRPVIRNLCRYADIVCWNLGDLYATGSQFIEPTSVYSVNMFLDNGYRPIWIRIWKKQGQNFGVGPYHLVSNKPVQQYEYISAFSNKGEVEEYNDQEYVWLSAFAGHSYKFVKRLTKEERKKWGYAGIWEMTTVRANKEHPAMFPVELPWRCIKMHSDKGGIVLEPFSGSGTTIIAAEQTERKCYAMELSPVYCDLAVKRWEEFTGEKAVKLEG, translated from the coding sequence ATGAACATACAAAAAATATCTGTTGAAAAACTTAATCCAGCAGTATACAATCCGCGCAAGGATTTAAAACCTGGCGATAAGGAATATGAAAAGCTAAAACGGTCAATAGAGGAATTTGGCTATGTGGCGCCTGTTATCTGGAACCAAAAAACAGGTAATGTGGTAGGCGGGCATCAACGCTTAAAGGTCTTGCTGGACTTGGGACAGACAGAGATAGATTGCGTCGTTGTAGATCTTGACCCCCAGAGGGAAAAAGCGCTCAATCTTGCTCTTAATAAGATTCAGGGAGAGTGGGACGAGAATAAACTGGCTGAACTGATGGCTGAGTTGGACGCAGGTGCATTTGATGTTTCGCTCACAGGATTTGACGCTTCTGAAATAGACGAACTGCTCAACCGATGGTATGCCAAGGAAGCGGTGCAGGACAGCTTTGACATAGATAAAGCGCATGAGGAAATTGTGCAGTGCGAGCCGGTAACGAAGCGGGGCGATATCTGGCTTCTCGGGAATCATCGCTTGATGTGCGGCGACTCTACGAAGGATGAGGATTTTGAGAAGTTGATGGAAGGGTGTCACGCACAGATGGCAGTAACTTCCCCTCCATATGGGGTAGGCAAAGAATATGAAAAGGCCGGGATTGAACCATGGTTCGAGACAGTACGCCCAGTGATTAGAAACCTGTGCAGGTATGCAGATATTGTCTGCTGGAACTTAGGTGATCTCTATGCCACCGGATCTCAGTTTATTGAACCCACCAGTGTTTACAGCGTGAATATGTTCTTGGACAACGGTTACCGCCCTATCTGGATCCGCATTTGGAAGAAACAAGGGCAAAATTTCGGTGTAGGACCTTATCATCTTGTTTCAAACAAGCCGGTTCAGCAGTATGAGTATATTTCAGCCTTCAGCAATAAAGGAGAAGTTGAGGAATATAACGATCAGGAATATGTATGGCTTTCAGCCTTTGCGGGACACAGTTATAAATTTGTGAAACGGCTTACAAAGGAAGAACGCAAGAAATGGGGTTATGCTGGGATATGGGAGATGACCACTGTACGGGCAAACAAGGAGCATCCTGCAATGTTCCCTGTGGAGCTTCCATGGCGGTGCATCAAAATGCACAGCGACAAAGGCGGTATTGTGCTTGAGCCGTTCTCTGGTAGCGGAACTACTATAATTGCGGCTGAACAGACCGAGCGTAAATGCTACGCAATGGAGTTATCCCCTGTTTACTGTGATTTAGCTGTTAAGCGCTGGGAGGAATTCACCGGCGAAAAAGCCGTCAAACTGGAGGGTTAA
- a CDS encoding P27 family phage terminase small subunit, translating to MAKDGTNRGGARIGAGQKKKPLADKILEGNPGRRKLMVMEFTDAAELEGESMPPPRDYLAAKQKNGKTTLAVEIYEKTWQWLKERRCVHLIPAQLIEQYAQSVARWIQCEECITEFGFLAKHPTTGNAIPSPYVAMSQSFMKQANNLWYQIYQVVRENCATEYKGATPHDDVMEKLLTARRGG from the coding sequence ATGGCAAAAGACGGTACCAACCGCGGCGGGGCGCGCATTGGCGCAGGACAGAAGAAAAAGCCGCTGGCGGATAAGATTTTGGAAGGAAACCCTGGCAGACGAAAGCTCATGGTAATGGAGTTTACGGATGCTGCAGAACTGGAAGGAGAGAGCATGCCGCCACCGAGGGATTATCTTGCTGCAAAGCAGAAGAACGGAAAAACAACACTGGCGGTGGAAATATACGAAAAAACATGGCAGTGGCTTAAGGAACGCAGGTGTGTTCACCTTATCCCTGCGCAGCTTATAGAGCAATATGCCCAGAGTGTGGCGCGGTGGATTCAGTGCGAGGAATGTATCACTGAATTTGGCTTTCTTGCTAAGCATCCGACAACTGGCAATGCCATCCCGTCACCTTATGTGGCTATGAGTCAAAGCTTTATGAAACAGGCCAATAACCTGTGGTATCAAATTTATCAAGTCGTGCGGGAAAACTGTGCTACCGAATACAAGGGGGCCACTCCCCACGACGATGTGATGGAAAAACTACTGACAGCCAGGAGGGGTGGCTGA
- a CDS encoding HNH endonuclease: protein MTKKPKRPCSYPGCAELTDGRYCEKHQKQADSYYNKYERDPQTRKRYGRTWKRIRDRYISEHPLCQECQKYGRLTPAEEVHHIIPLSKGGTNADSNLMSLCKQCHSSITAREGERWARR from the coding sequence ATGACGAAAAAACCCAAGCGCCCGTGCAGCTATCCCGGCTGTGCGGAGCTGACGGACGGAAGATACTGCGAGAAACACCAGAAACAAGCCGACTCATACTACAACAAATATGAGCGCGATCCTCAAACAAGGAAACGATACGGCAGGACATGGAAGCGCATCCGGGACAGATATATCTCAGAACATCCGCTTTGCCAGGAGTGCCAAAAGTACGGAAGGCTTACACCAGCTGAAGAGGTACATCATATCATCCCTTTATCCAAAGGCGGAACCAATGCAGACAGCAACCTTATGAGCCTGTGTAAGCAATGCCACTCATCGATTACTGCCCGCGAAGGGGAGCGGTGGGCAAGACGGTAG
- a CDS encoding VRR-NUC domain-containing protein encodes MAEKEITSAIMRYLKSVPECFCWKEHGGMYGTAGLPDIICCIKGRFVAFEVKAASGRLTKLQEATMRKIKAAKGEAYNVTSVEDVRTVINGLSILENLEVGARDSVEIHRQTGGDDRRHQGLQQHAECHQHYATGNKGTLRPDDQSPDG; translated from the coding sequence ATGGCGGAAAAGGAAATTACGTCCGCAATCATGAGGTATTTAAAGTCTGTGCCGGAATGCTTCTGCTGGAAGGAGCATGGCGGCATGTACGGCACAGCCGGCTTGCCGGACATCATCTGCTGCATTAAAGGCAGGTTTGTCGCCTTTGAGGTGAAAGCAGCGTCCGGCAGGCTGACAAAGCTTCAGGAAGCAACGATGCGAAAAATCAAGGCTGCAAAGGGCGAGGCCTACAATGTTACAAGTGTCGAGGATGTCAGAACTGTTATAAACGGCTTATCCATTCTTGAAAACTTGGAGGTGGGCGCCCGTGATAGCGTGGAGATACATAGACAAACCGGCGGCGACGATCGCCGCCATCAAGGACTACAACAGCATGCGGAATGTCATCAACATTACGCCACAGGAAATAAAGGAACTTTACGACCGGATGATCAGTCCCCGGACGGCTAA